In Thermodesulfovibrionia bacterium, the DNA window ATGATGATGAGATCAGCACTCCTGATATCCGCTTCATCCAATGAGTACTGAAGTTCAACATCCTCTTCATACATGAATGGATCAAAGTCAGTGAAGTTGGATATATAGCGCAACCCAAGCACTATGATCTTTAAAGGCTTGAGATGATTTTTCATATAACGCGGTATGATCCTTTCAATTGGTATCGCGTCTTCTTCATGAAGCCCGAGGTCGCCCTGATAATCGAGCACGCCGATAACAGGCTTGCCTGTCTTGTCCTCTATCATCTCCAGCCCTGGGCGGAGGATCTCAATATCGCCTCGGAATTTATTCACGATGAACGCCTTGATGAAATCAGCATCGCAACTTACCCCCCCTTCGCCCCCCCTTGACAAGGTGGGGATGTGAGGGGTCATATCCTTCAGCAATTCCACAGTCCCGTAAAAAGCCGCGAATACCCCGCCTTTATCAATATCTCCAACAAGGACCACAGGCGCGTCAGCGTAACGTGCGATGCTCATATTCACTATCTCTGCTTCCCGAAGGTTGATCTCTGCCGGACTGCCCGCTCCTTCGATCACAATAAGGTCATACTCAGCGGAGAGCCTGTCGTAAGCCGCTGTAACAGATGCCCATGCCTTCTCCTTAATGCCATAGTATTCATCTGCCCTCATGTTGGCAAATACCTTGCCGTTCAAGATGACCTGGCATCCTGAGTTTGAAGATGCCTTAAGCAGTACCGGATTAATATCATTGCACGGCTCGATCCCTGCTGCCTCAGCCTGAAACGCCTGCGCCC includes these proteins:
- a CDS encoding cobyric acid synthase; protein product: MAKALMIQGTGSGAGKSVIVAGLCRIFRDMGIKVAPFKAQNMALNSFITKEGGEIGRAQAFQAEAAGIEPCNDINPVLLKASSNSGCQVILNGKVFANMRADEYYGIKEKAWASVTAAYDRLSAEYDLIVIEGAGSPAEINLREAEIVNMSIARYADAPVVLVGDIDKGGVFAAFYGTVELLKDMTPHIPTLSRGGEGGVSCDADFIKAFIVNKFRGDIEILRPGLEMIEDKTGKPVIGVLDYQGDLGLHEEDAIPIERIIPRYMKNHLKPLKIIVLGLRYISNFTDFDPFMYEEDVELQYSLDEADIRSADLII